CAACAATATCCCACGAAAATCTCTTAATTATCGTACACCATTAGAAGTATTCTTGAGTCATGTCACAGAAGAACAACTTTCACCTTTTTTCTAATTTAAATTGACATTTCAGGTAAGGAAAAATTTGGAGACATTCGCGATATAATTGCGACAAGATTGTCCCCCAGATGATTAATGAGCTTTGTATAACCTTATTATTCCATCTCAGACGAAATGAAAAACTAATTAACATATAGTTGATCATTTAAATTCCTCTAAGAGCTTATTTTTAATGTTGAGTTGTAAGAGAAACTTCGGTAAAATAAAAAGGTAGATATTTCCCACAAATATCTCACCCCAATATTCATTCAATAAAATCTCTTCCAAGAAATTTTATTGAAAATATGTTTCTTTTTAGACCCAAATTGTCAACTCAAGTGTAACATGGCTATGAAGCTAAATATTGATGAAAACATTGTTGAGCGGTGTGGTAGTGAAGAAGCTTGCGGGGCTTGGTATTTATAGCTTGGACTGCTTGGTGGAGGTAGAGAAGGGATTGCTTAATGGGGTGTCCCTTGGGATAGAATTGACGAAGCAGTCCATTATTGTTTTCATTGCTTCCCAAACATCTTAACGGTCATATCTTCACAAGCACCAAATGAACACAGAATGCCTTCATTTGGAGTGATTCCGTCGTCATAGCCGTTGTCTTTCTTTTGCGTATTAAATATTACGTTAAAATCATGAACATGTGAAATGAGTTTATTGGAATCGTTCGTATTGTAATTATGACACATGCATAACTATTTCCTATTTTAGAGTTATGCGCTTTCTGTGTAACTCACTTTTCGTCATGTAAGTGAGTCGGTGCGGTTTTACCTTCAACCGTATCTCCCAATAAAAGAAGAGGCTCTTCGCTATGTGAAGGGCCTCTTTTGTATTGGTAAACAATCCCCCGCAATACTATAATTAAAAGTAAAACAAGTATTTTATAAAGCTAATTGCCATTATAAAAAATCAAGGGCTTAAAAGTAGAAAATGGGAGAGTCATATGAATCAAAGCAAAGAACAAACCTTAATTCAAAGTATGGAAGGCGACCAAGAATCGGCTAAAATCTTGTCTGAATATCTAGGCTACAAAATTGGTAAAAATCCGGTTGACCCTGAAGGAAATACTCGTATTTTCTTTACTGGCAAGGATGATGAACCAAAGACAGCAGTGTTGGCAGTTCTTCCCCTTCCTGAGCTGACAACTAACTCAACCACAGTTGATATTCGGAAATTATACGAAAAGGTTATTAAGATCAAGGATACTGAGCTCAGTGTTGACTTTACGGTTCCTGTAATTGGCTTTATCGGTAAGAAGCGCCTTGTCTTTTTCAAAACTGTTGGTGGTAATCGTGATACACGTCTTGATCTAAATCCAGAAACTATTGACAAAGACCTCTATATCCGCAATTTTAGTTATCTGAAAAATGACAGTATTGTTGTAGAAACTAGTCCCTTCGGTTTTGGAGCAGAAGTCAAAGTTAATGACGCAGCCTTTCGCCGAGAACTCTCATCTAGTTTCCTAACAATGGTTTCAATGTACCGTAAGAAACTTTCAGAATGGATTACAGCTACTAACTTAAAGAATCAACTCTATGATCTAGTAGATGATCAGGCTAAGGAATCAATCAAAAATAATGACATTAATACTTTAGCTCAAAATGAATCTTACAATTCGGTACTATCAACTGTTGTCGATACTATTTCATTACGTCAATTAATGCGGCGTTTCCTTGAAGGTTATTATGGTGCAGACTCATTTAACGTTAAAGGCATTGCTCTTGGAGTTGGTAGTGGAACCCTTGATGAGGCTATAGAACGCGCAGTCACCATTGCAAAAAACGTTAGCGAAGAAAAACAAATTAAAAAGCTCAATCGAAAAAAGGTTCCAATTGGTCAACTAGATCTTTTTGATGTTGGATTTACTGATGAAGAATTGGATGTAACTTCTCGAGTTGAAGTTAAAGAAGGCCAGGGAGATTACTTAGCTAATCTAAGTCAGAAAGCCAATGAACAATTTCGCTTAGCTTATGGTGGAGACCTCTTTGCCGGTAGTATTGGCAAAGTCGCTACAAAAATTGACCATGAACTAGCAAAGAAGAATACTCTTGATTGGGTTAAGCCATATATTGATACTAAGGCCGGTAATTATAGCTTCCGCTTTGAAGATATGCCGCCCGAAGCAATTGAAAAGCAATATGAAGACTCGATGAGTCAAAACGTTCAAATTTCCTTCAACAAAGATAAAAATCAGCCTGAAGTTTTCTTTGGGGATGACGAAGTAGAACGAAAGACTAAAGGAGCCTATTATACTGACCAAAGATTTGTTGAGTATATGGTAAATAACACAGTTAATGTTGAGTTTCAAAAACGTTATCAAATTATCCGAAAAAATGTTAAAAATGGTAACGTTAATGAAATTGACGAAGCAATTAAACATTTGCTAGATTTAAAGATTGCTGATTTCTCATGCGGTGGCGGTTCCTTCTTACGCGGAGCTTTCTTAAAGTTAGCAGATCAATTCCAATTACTAAATAGTTTGGATTATCCCCAAGAAATTAAGGATAAATACAATTTTCTAGACGGCTCCGAAGATAGCCAATACCAATGGGAAGATTATGTTCTCAAACACATGATCTATGGTGTAGATATTGATTACAAGGCAATCATTATTTCTAGCCTTACACTTACTCTTTCTACTCTTCAACACAAGCCTAAGAACACTAAGTTACCCCAATTAATTGGACGCACTTTAATTCATCAGAATTCACTCATTAATGCTGTGCCATACTACAAACGAGAAGAGGTCTTTGCTAAGTATAAGGATGACATTGCTAAACTACGTAGGCTGAAATTTACAAACTTCGATCAATTTATTAAGCTTCGTGATAAGTTAACTGATAAGGTCATTCCCGAAGCTGGGGATGTAGCAAACTATGCTGATTTCCTTAAAATTAGTTGTATTGAATTTGCTTTACCTGAAATCTACTTTAATGAAGACGGTAGTCTTAACATTCATGGTGGAATGGATATAGTTATTGGTAATCCACCTTGGGAAATTTGGAAGCCTAATTCTGATGAATTCTTCTCTGAATATGATCCAAGTTACCGTAAATTGCCTAATAAGACAGCAAAGAAAAAACTTGAGTCACAATTAATGTTACGTTTCCCTAACCTAAATGAAAAATGGGCTAAAGAACAAGATCGAATGAAAGCAGGATCAAAATATTTCCGTTCAAATGACAACTTCCAATTCCAATCATGGAAAGTAGGAGGAAGAAAAACCTCATCGGATCTTAATTTATATAAGATCTCTTTGGAGCGATTCACACAATTAGCGAATAGTTCTGCAAGATTTAGTATTCTAGTCCCTGATAATTTTGCTACAGATAATGGCTCTACAGGTTTAAGACATCTTGTAATAGATAAATATAACCTGCAAGAATTTCTTTCTTTTGAGAATAGAAGCCATATCTTTAATGCAGTAGATGAACGTTATAAGTTTGCTTGTTTAAGTTTTAATGGAGGACAGACAACACAAAAAAATTTTAAGGCTTTTTTCTATAAGCGCACTTTAGCAGATTTGTTAAACGAATCTGTTAAATTAAACTATCCACTAGACTTTGTAAAGTCAATGGAGCCAGAAAGATATGGACTTGTCGAAGCACAGAATCAAAAAATGTTTGATCTTTTTAAAAAAATAAGACTTCGTTTTCCTGATTTACAAACCACAAAATTACTAAAAGTAAGTCGTGATTTTGATGCTAATAAAGAGGCCAAAAAATTTGAAAAAAATAATAATGAAAATAATCAAATTCCTGTTTACGAAGGGAGGGCAATCGAACAATTTACTATTAATCCAAAAGAAGTAAATTTTGCTGTTAAAGAGAAAACTGCTAAAGATAAGGTTGGAAATGACTATAAATCATATAGAATCGCCTTTAGAAATATTGCAAGTTCTACGAATAGACGATCACTTATAGCGACATTGTTACCACCAAATAGCTCGGGAAACTATAGTGTCTGGATTCAACGAAATAGTGCGGACATGAATATCTCTACTAAGTTATTTATAGTTGGAATTATGAATTCTTATACGATTGATTTCATGATTAGGCAGTTAATAACAATGAATATTAACCTGCCTTTCTCGATGCAAATGCCAATTCCAATACAATCAGATGTCAAGGATGCTAACAATATAATTCAGATTGTCAAAGAACTACTCAAGGAAAATGCTGGGTACTATGCAGAATTGGATCAATATATCCCTGGTAATCTATACGCAGGCAAGAATCATAATGAATTAGTTGCTGAACTTAATGCTAGAGTATTTATTGACTTTGGGATAACACGTGAGGAGAGTATTTTTTTACTTAAGACATTTGAAAGTAAAACCCATAAAAAAAATGTTCAAGAGGAAGCCCAACGCATTCTGAATGTTTACGACAGATTAATTGAGGGGGCTAATAATGACTAGTGAAACTATTGAACACAAGCTATTTTCAGAACACGTTATTGATAATCGACGTTTATCGATGGTTGATGCCTTAAAATATCTCCTTACCCAAGAAGAATTTAAGACTCTTGATGTAGCTGTAGGATACTTCTATATCACTGGCCTTTTACTATTAAAGAATGAGTTTACCGACTTTACGGATAATCGGAATGGTCACTTCCGAATTCTTATGGGAAACGAAACAAATGGTGGCACGGTTAATGTCCTTGATGGCTCTTATTATAAAAACTATGTTGATCTGATCGCTGCTAAAAGTAAGAATGACACCGACAGAATTTCAGATAAGGAATTCTTGGGGAAGGTAGTTGAATGGATTGACTCTGGCAGAATTGAAATCAAAGTTTACACAGGACAAGCCGATTATTTCCATGCTAAAAGCTATCTTTTTGCTTCCACACTTGATTCAGAGCGAGGAACTGCAATCGTTGGCTCTTCAAATTTTTCTCGCGCTGGGTTACAAGGAAACACAGAGTTAAATGTTCTAACCCAAGATGGTTTCTTCGCCCTTCATAACTGGTATAACAACTTATGGTTATCAAAAGAAGCAGTAACTGATTTCTCTCCAGAACTAATTAAAATTGTTAAAAGCAGTGGTGCTAAACGTCCTTTACAAGAATATCAGCCAGTTAAGGAAACCTACTACAACTTCGCCAACATGTATGGGAAGCCATACTCTGAGCTTGACGACAGTCAACAATGGGTTCAGGAACTATTCCAACATCAGCGTAGTGGAATTATTAATATCAAAGAAAAGTTAGACTCGTTAGACACTGCTGTCTTATCGGATGGAGTCGGGCTCGGTAAAACACGTACCGCGGCCGGAGTAATTCGTTTATATCTCGCCTCGGAAACAGTACATAATGTTTTGGTTATTGCTGATACTAAGCTAAAGGACCAATGGCATGATGAACTATCTGCGGTAGGTGTTAAACCAACAGACTACTCCTTTATTTCAAGACAGAAGTTGGTAGAAATCCCGGATGAACAGCTAAAACAGGCAAATTACACTCTTGTGGTTATTGATGAGGCTCACTTGGGTTTTAAAAATAACAACACAAAGGCTTACCATAAAGTAGCAATGATGAAACAAAATAATCCTAAAATGAAGGGGTTAATGCTGACTGCTACTCCATGGAATAACCAACGGGAAGACGTTATTAATATTGGTGCCTTATTCCTTAACATTGATGCAATTCCGAACGACCGGTCATATAAGCAATATTTCTTACTATCACCCCATCTCGTATCTAACAGGGTAGTGAAAAGACTAGCCGCTGATGATCAAGCATTCAAGGAATTTTGGGACGATGTATTCTTACAACGTACTCGTAAGACTTATGGTGGTAAAGGAGTTAAGTTTCCTCATCGCAATTTTCCTAGTGTCGATATTCAATATGAGCCCCGTAAGAATGAGATTTTTTCGGATAATTTTGATGTAATTGATCAACTTAAATTTCCTTACCAAGACCCAATTAAATATATTGATGATAGTAAAGAGGACTTGGGTGCAAAGCAGCTTAAAATGATGCTCCTTAAACGTGCTGACTCAAGCTGGAAGGCTTATGCAGTCTCCCTACAGCATATTGTGGATAAGCTACAAAAATTACAAGACCTTTATCTAAATCAATTTGCACAGCTTAAAGGAAGAGGACTCCTTGAACACTACAAGGCTTTTCTCGGAGCTGCATATCATCTTACGGAATATCAATTCAAGAACGTAGGAATATTTGAGAACTTATCTGATTTTAACGAAGACGAATCAACAACTAGTAATCAAGATGTAAAAAGAAAAGTCCGTCAAAAACAATATCTTGAAAAAATCACTGCTCAAATCGAGGAGATTAAGCTGCCAAAAGCTAAAAAAGCTATTGCTAGAATGACTGCTGATTGTGAACGTGATCTTACGACATTAAAGTCATTAATCAATAATCTTAATGCTGCCTACAATAAAATTGATGAAAAGGTGGATAAGATTATTCAATGCATTGATGAGGAACACGAGAAGGGACATAAGGTCATTTTAGTGTCTCAATTTGCTGATACAGTTGAGTATTACTATCAACGTTTATATGATCACTACAACACCAATAAGATTACTTTACCAATGGGGATGATTACTGGTAGTGCTAATAATCGTGACCAGGTTAACGCAAAATTGAACCAGAACTCTTCTACGAAAAAAGATGTTTTGGAACACTTCTCACCTATTTCAAAGAATAAGCCAGAATTAATTAAAGATAACGTAACTATTGATTTGGTAATCGGAACTGATACCATATCCACAGGTCAAAACTTGCAAGATGCTGTTACATTAATGAATATTGATCTCCCTTATAATCCGATGACTTTGGAACAAAGAATTGGTCGTATTGACCGACCATTACCTGCCGGAAGTGATAAAGATCAGATTTATATCTATACATTCCCCGTTTATGAATCCATTAATTCTCAGCTGAAAATGCTGAACCGTTTAGGCAATAAAATGGCTGGTGTTCTTAAAGATACTGAATTTGATAATGTTGTCCTTCCACAATATGAAAACTACCTTAAAAACAGTCAAAATAATAAGCAAAATGCTGTTAAGTCTATGCTTGACCAAACAGAAGACCAACTAATGAATCATTCAAGTTTCTCTTCTGAAAAGCATTCTGAAGCTTATCAAGATGCTAACAAACGTATGTACAATTTTAAGGTAAATCAGCTTAAACCGTTCAAACACCCTTTAATTGCAGATTACAGTTTTTCTAGTAATGGCCAGGATTCTTCGATAGTTGTAATGGAAGTTCAGTACCAGGATGTTAATGGTACTCCTGTCAGCAAAGAGAACGTTCTAGTAAATGCTGATCAAGGAAAGATAATCGGTATTATTGATGCTGAGCGAAGTCTTAACCATGCAATTAACAATG
The DNA window shown above is from Limosilactobacillus reuteri and carries:
- a CDS encoding Eco57I restriction-modification methylase domain-containing protein, encoding MNQSKEQTLIQSMEGDQESAKILSEYLGYKIGKNPVDPEGNTRIFFTGKDDEPKTAVLAVLPLPELTTNSTTVDIRKLYEKVIKIKDTELSVDFTVPVIGFIGKKRLVFFKTVGGNRDTRLDLNPETIDKDLYIRNFSYLKNDSIVVETSPFGFGAEVKVNDAAFRRELSSSFLTMVSMYRKKLSEWITATNLKNQLYDLVDDQAKESIKNNDINTLAQNESYNSVLSTVVDTISLRQLMRRFLEGYYGADSFNVKGIALGVGSGTLDEAIERAVTIAKNVSEEKQIKKLNRKKVPIGQLDLFDVGFTDEELDVTSRVEVKEGQGDYLANLSQKANEQFRLAYGGDLFAGSIGKVATKIDHELAKKNTLDWVKPYIDTKAGNYSFRFEDMPPEAIEKQYEDSMSQNVQISFNKDKNQPEVFFGDDEVERKTKGAYYTDQRFVEYMVNNTVNVEFQKRYQIIRKNVKNGNVNEIDEAIKHLLDLKIADFSCGGGSFLRGAFLKLADQFQLLNSLDYPQEIKDKYNFLDGSEDSQYQWEDYVLKHMIYGVDIDYKAIIISSLTLTLSTLQHKPKNTKLPQLIGRTLIHQNSLINAVPYYKREEVFAKYKDDIAKLRRLKFTNFDQFIKLRDKLTDKVIPEAGDVANYADFLKISCIEFALPEIYFNEDGSLNIHGGMDIVIGNPPWEIWKPNSDEFFSEYDPSYRKLPNKTAKKKLESQLMLRFPNLNEKWAKEQDRMKAGSKYFRSNDNFQFQSWKVGGRKTSSDLNLYKISLERFTQLANSSARFSILVPDNFATDNGSTGLRHLVIDKYNLQEFLSFENRSHIFNAVDERYKFACLSFNGGQTTQKNFKAFFYKRTLADLLNESVKLNYPLDFVKSMEPERYGLVEAQNQKMFDLFKKIRLRFPDLQTTKLLKVSRDFDANKEAKKFEKNNNENNQIPVYEGRAIEQFTINPKEVNFAVKEKTAKDKVGNDYKSYRIAFRNIASSTNRRSLIATLLPPNSSGNYSVWIQRNSADMNISTKLFIVGIMNSYTIDFMIRQLITMNINLPFSMQMPIPIQSDVKDANNIIQIVKELLKENAGYYAELDQYIPGNLYAGKNHNELVAELNARVFIDFGITREESIFLLKTFESKTHKKNVQEEAQRILNVYDRLIEGANND
- a CDS encoding DEAD/DEAH box helicase family protein, translated to MTSETIEHKLFSEHVIDNRRLSMVDALKYLLTQEEFKTLDVAVGYFYITGLLLLKNEFTDFTDNRNGHFRILMGNETNGGTVNVLDGSYYKNYVDLIAAKSKNDTDRISDKEFLGKVVEWIDSGRIEIKVYTGQADYFHAKSYLFASTLDSERGTAIVGSSNFSRAGLQGNTELNVLTQDGFFALHNWYNNLWLSKEAVTDFSPELIKIVKSSGAKRPLQEYQPVKETYYNFANMYGKPYSELDDSQQWVQELFQHQRSGIINIKEKLDSLDTAVLSDGVGLGKTRTAAGVIRLYLASETVHNVLVIADTKLKDQWHDELSAVGVKPTDYSFISRQKLVEIPDEQLKQANYTLVVIDEAHLGFKNNNTKAYHKVAMMKQNNPKMKGLMLTATPWNNQREDVINIGALFLNIDAIPNDRSYKQYFLLSPHLVSNRVVKRLAADDQAFKEFWDDVFLQRTRKTYGGKGVKFPHRNFPSVDIQYEPRKNEIFSDNFDVIDQLKFPYQDPIKYIDDSKEDLGAKQLKMMLLKRADSSWKAYAVSLQHIVDKLQKLQDLYLNQFAQLKGRGLLEHYKAFLGAAYHLTEYQFKNVGIFENLSDFNEDESTTSNQDVKRKVRQKQYLEKITAQIEEIKLPKAKKAIARMTADCERDLTTLKSLINNLNAAYNKIDEKVDKIIQCIDEEHEKGHKVILVSQFADTVEYYYQRLYDHYNTNKITLPMGMITGSANNRDQVNAKLNQNSSTKKDVLEHFSPISKNKPELIKDNVTIDLVIGTDTISTGQNLQDAVTLMNIDLPYNPMTLEQRIGRIDRPLPAGSDKDQIYIYTFPVYESINSQLKMLNRLGNKMAGVLKDTEFDNVVLPQYENYLKNSQNNKQNAVKSMLDQTEDQLMNHSSFSSEKHSEAYQDANKRMYNFKVNQLKPFKHPLIADYSFSSNGQDSSIVVMEVQYQDVNGTPVSKENVLVNADQGKIIGIIDAERSLNHAINNDWHNSQNLPISKAEAKINSIKDGLNQVKKNLVNQYNNQREFFDKNSQSLNNSTAIRAAKQLHDSAVKNQTMVLQKLQSVEVEPSKLQDIIRYVQTIDKDDDLFPIVKEIASNPDVFWMNIKDYIEFFNPDQIKEMEQVGKNIKQSDQRKADLEQTKYRVLTGNLVITNNTK